The following coding sequences are from one Malaciobacter pacificus window:
- a CDS encoding DUF3800 domain-containing protein: MSKEKIKIIQNILKKENRYDIAILLENAYFEDYIIDGWNGGIGEVNIFVHPNNYLQLSRLEENEKSILIKLFDGLPHEYYEINSLTFSINTDIAIEHVNDAVYIFVDEAGDMDFSSNGSKYYMFNFLIKNRPFNLHEIIANYRYSLLERNLDPLSGKRLDIEAFHACEDNKYIRDEMFNLISTFDKNSVKSYSYILEKPKVDPSKRDEKDKFYVDNLNFAIHKLLDELEIQKDFIIITDRLPVHKNKNRQVAALKKGIKEYIKTKKLNIRYDIFHHCSASSVNLQIVDYISWAIFRKYERDEDIFYKKIEKYLIKIDEMTKGRKILHYEK; the protein is encoded by the coding sequence ATGAGCAAAGAAAAAATTAAAATAATCCAAAATATCTTAAAAAAAGAAAATAGATACGATATAGCCATATTGCTAGAAAATGCTTATTTTGAAGATTATATTATTGATGGCTGGAATGGTGGAATTGGCGAAGTTAATATTTTTGTGCATCCAAATAACTATCTTCAATTAAGTAGATTAGAAGAGAACGAAAAAAGTATTCTTATTAAACTTTTTGATGGGTTGCCACACGAATACTACGAAATAAACTCTCTTACCTTTTCTATAAATACAGATATTGCAATAGAGCATGTAAATGATGCAGTTTATATTTTTGTAGATGAAGCTGGCGATATGGATTTTTCTTCAAATGGTTCAAAATATTACATGTTTAATTTTTTGATAAAAAATAGACCATTCAATCTTCATGAAATTATTGCAAATTATCGATATTCACTATTAGAGAGAAATTTAGACCCACTTAGTGGAAAAAGACTTGATATTGAAGCTTTTCATGCTTGCGAAGATAATAAATACATAAGAGATGAAATGTTTAATCTTATCTCAACATTTGATAAAAATAGTGTTAAGTCATATTCTTATATCCTTGAAAAACCAAAAGTTGATCCCTCTAAAAGAGATGAAAAAGATAAGTTTTATGTGGATAATTTGAATTTTGCTATTCATAAATTATTAGATGAACTTGAAATACAAAAAGATTTTATCATCATTACGGATAGACTCCCCGTTCATAAAAATAAAAATCGTCAAGTAGCAGCTTTAAAAAAAGGTATTAAAGAATATATCAAAACTAAAAAGTTAAATATCAGATATGATATTTTTCATCACTGTAGTGCATCTAGTGTTAATCTTCAAATCGTTGATTATATAAGTTGGGCAATTTTTAGAAAATATGAAAGAGATGAGGATATTTTTTATAAAAAAATAGAAAAATATTTGATAAAAATAGATGAGATGACAAAAGGTAGGAAAATTTTACACTATGAAAAATGA